The following is a genomic window from Mesorhizobium shangrilense.
GGCGGCATCCCTGCCGATGCGCGCATTATCGTCGCCGGCCAGGAACTTGTGAAGGAAGGCGATGTGGTCAAGCCGGTCGATGCCGACCAGGCGACGATCAACAAGCTGATCGGCGAAGCCACCGCCGGCACGCAGTAGCGCAAGGGGCGCCGGCGCCGGGCCTTGCCCGGCGACGTCAGTCTGTTCGCCACTCCCGAAAGCAACAGCAGGCTAAGTCATGGATATCGTCAGACTCGCAATCAACAATGCCCGCCTGACCATTTCGGTCCTGGTCTTCCTGCTGATCGCGGGCTGGGTCGCCTATCAGTCGACACCGAAGGAAGCGGAGCCCGACGTTCCGATTCCGATGATGTATGTCAGCCTGATCTATCAAGGCATTTCGCCGGAGGATTCGGAGCGCCTTCTGCTGCGGCCGATGGAAAGCAAGCTGAAGAGTCTGAAGGGCCTCAAGGAAATGCGCTCGGCCGCTTTCCAGGGTGGCGGCTATGTGCTGGTCGAGTTCCAGCCGCAGACGAACCTGGCGACGGCGTTGCAGGATACGCGCAGCAAGGTGCAGGACGGCAAGGCCGACCTGCCGCAGGCTGCCGAGGAGCCTGTCGTCACCGAAGTCAATATTTCCGAATTTCCGGTGCTCGTCGTCACGCTGTCGGGCGAATTGCCCGAGCGCGTGCTGGCCGCCGCGGCGCGTGAACTGCGCGACCGGATCGAGGAAGTGCCCGGCGTGCTCGAAGGGTCGCTGCAAGGCTCGCGCGACGATCTCGTCGAAGTGGTCATCGATCCGATGAAGCTGTCGTCCTATGGGCTGCAGCTCGATCAGCTGATTGGCGCCGTTTCGGCTTCCAACAGCCTTGTCGCCGCTGGCAACATCGAAGGGTCGCAGGGCAAATACGCGGTCAAGGTGCCGTCGCTGATCGAAACGCCGGAGGACGTGGCGTCCCTGCCGGTGGTCGCCGGCCCCAATGCCGTGGTCCAGGCCAAGGATATCGCGACGATCCGCTCGACCTTCGCCGATGCCACGACGATCACCCGGCTCAACGGCAAGCCTGCCGTCGCCATCGAGGTCAAGAAGCGCATCGGCGCCAATCTGATCGATACGCTGACCAAGGTCAGGGCGGTGTCCGACGCCTTCGTCAAGACGATGCCGGAAGGTCTGAACGTCACCTACACACAGGACAAGTCGGTCTTCGTCAACCAGTTGCTGGGGGACCTGCAGAACCACGTCATGATCGCCGTCATCCTGGTGTTCATCGTCATTCTCTACGCGTTGTCCGGCCGTGCCTCGTTGCTGATTGGGCTGGCCATTCCATCGTCCTTCCTGATCGGCATCCTGCTCTTGGCCATGATGGGCTACACGATCAACATGATCGTGCTGTTCAGCCTCATCCTGGCGGTCGGCATGCTGGTCGACGACGCCATCATCGTCACCGAATTCGCCGAACGACGGATGAGCGAAGGCATGCCGAAGGAGGAAGCCTTCGCGCTTGCCGCCAAGCGCATGGCCGGCCCGGTCATCGCGGCGACGATGACGCGCATCGCCGCCTTCTCGCCGCTGCTGTTCTGGCCGGGCATCATCGGCGACTTCATGAAGTACATGCCGATCACCTTGATCGTCACGCTGTCGGCCTCGATGCTCTACGCGCTGGTCTTTGCCCCGACGCTGGGAGCCATCTTCGCCAAGGCCCCGGCGCATCACGAGCATGGCAATCGCGACGGCTGGTACATGGCTGTTGTCAAGCAGGCGGTGCGTTTCCCCGTCACCGTGCTTGTGCTCACAGTCACGCTGCTGTTCGGTATCGGTTTCGCCTATTCGAAATACGGTGCTGGCGTCGAGTTCTTCCCAAGTGTCGAGCCCGACTACGGCCTGCTCTATGTGCATGCCCGCGGTAACCTTTCGCTGGCCGAAATGGACACCGCGACCAAGATTGCCGAAAAAAGGCTGCTCGGCTGGCCGGGCCTGAAGTCGGTCTACACCCGCGTCGGCAAGTCCAGCGGTGGCGGCCAGGATGTCCCCGAGGACGTCGTCGGTGTCATCCAGTACGAATTCGTCGACTGGCGCGAGCGCAAATCGGCTAACCAGATCCTCAACGATCTGCGCGGCGTCATGGCCGGCATCCCCGGCGTCGATGTCGAGGTTCGGGTGCCGGAAGCCGGCCCGCCGACCGGCAAGCCGATCCAGATCAGGCTTTCGGCCGTCGATCCCAAGGGACTGGACGAGAAAGCCCGGGCTGTTGCTGCGCGCATCGCCAAGGTGCCTGGCGTCATCGATATCTCCGATGGCCTGCCACCGCCCGGTGTCGACTGGGCGATCGAGGTCGACCGCGCCAAGGCGGCGCAATACGGCATCAGCCCGACCTCGGTCGGAACCGTGGTGCAGCTGGTGACCAACGGGCTCAAGCTCAGCGAGTACCGTCCTGCCGGCGCCGACAAGGCGGTCGATATCAGGCTGCGGCTGCCGGAGGACCGGCGCACCTTGTCCACGCTGGACGAGTTGAGGGTGCAGACCTCGCAAGGGTCGGTGCCGATCTCGAACTTCGTCGTCCGCAAGGCAAAACCGAGCGTCGGCGTGCTCAACCGCATCGATGGCGCCCGTACGGTGGTGGTGCAGGCCAATGTCGCGGCCGGCGCTCAGGTCGCGGCCGTCCAGCAGGAGGTCACGAAGGCTGTCGCCGACATGAACCTCGGCAGCGGCATACGCTGGAAGCTTGCCGGTTCGAACGAAGACAGTGCAGAGGCCAGCGCGTTCCTAGGCAAGGCCTTTGGCGCGGCAATCTTCCTGATCTTCCTCGTGCTTCTGGCGCAGTTCAACAAGTTCACCAGCGTCTGGCTGGTGCTGTCCTGCGTGGTCATGGCGACGATCGGCGTCTTCCTGGGATTGCTGATAACCGGAGAAACATTCGGCATCGTCATGTCCGGCATCGGCGTCATCGCGCTGGCCGGCGTGGTGGTGAACAACAACATCGTCTTGATCGACACCTACGACCGGCTGCGCGAGGAGGGCTGGGACAAGATGGACGCGGTGCTGCAGACCTGCAGGGAACGCGCCCGTCCGGTGGTGCTGACGGCGGTGTCGGCCATTCTCGGCGTGCTGCCGATCGCCTTCGGCCTTGGCCTCGAAATCTTCCATCACGAGACGACGATCAATGCGCCGTCGACGCAATGGTGGATTTCGCTGTCCTCGGCGATCGTCTTCGGCCTCTCCTTCGCCACGGTTCTGACGCTGGTGGTGACGCCGTCGATGCTGATGGTGTTCACCCGCGCCAAGGTGAAGCCTGGCGCGCGGCGCGGCTGGTTCAGTCGGCTGTTCCGGCGCGGCAAGGGCGAGGTCTCGTCGACTGAAGCGCCAGGGCGCGATATCGAGCCAGCAGCCGCTTTCCCCAAGGCAGCCGAATAGAACGTACCTGCGATTGACGACAAAGGCCGCCAGGAACAACCGGGCGGCCTTTTGCATTGTTTCCCCATAATCTCACAGCGGGGAAGCCTCTGATGCCGATCACCACGATTCTCATCATCGTCCTGATCCTTGTCCTGATCGGCGCTATGCCAGCATGGCCGCATTCGCGGTCCTGGGGCTATGGGCCGTCCGGAATAGTCGGAGCGATGCTGGTCCTGCTCCTCATTCTGTTGGTGTTGGGGCGGCTCAGAAACGGCCTCAGGCCGGTGGCGGAAAGTGATGGACACAGCATGTCCATGTCCGTCGCTTTTGTGTTCACGCAGCTTTGGACGCACGCGCGACCGTCGCGATGCCGATGTCTCCGAGAGCCCCGGCGACCGCCCGATCCAGCGGCGTATGCGGGATCTCGCCGATGATGCCCTCAAGCCGTGTCGAGGCCAGTTGGTGGCGCTCGAAGCGCAGATAGGACATCGAGACGATCTCGCGCCACATCGCCACGAAGGGGCTGCCGGCGCGCAGCACCCACCAGGGCATCGATGTCATCTTGAGCGGACGGCCAACAGCTTTTTCGGCAGCGGCCCTGATCTCCAGATCAGTGACTGCGTGGCCCGGAAAGTTCAGCGCCTCGTAGAAGTCGAGCTTATCCAGATTCTTGGCCAGCGCGACGAAGCCTAGGGCGAAGTCCGGTAGATAGGCCCATTCATGCACGAGATCGACTGGACCAGGTGCGGTGTAGATGCCCTTGCCTATCTTGGCGGCGACGACCAGGTCGAACCACGAGCCGCTGCCGGTGCCGCCGAAGAAATCGCCGGCCCGAAGCAGAATGGTGCGGACGCGGCCGGCGTCGGCCTCACGGCGAAACAGGTCTTCCATGGCGCAGCGGATGCGGCCTTTCTCGGTCGTCGGGTGGAACGGGGTGTCCTCGGTGATCACCGCCGGCATTGGCGAGCCATAATTGTACACGGTGCCGGGGAAGAGATGCAGGGCGCCATTCGCATGGCAGGCGGCCATGACGTTCTCGGCCATAGGCAGGCACTTGCCCCAGTCGGTGTAGATCGGGTTGAGGCCGTTGAAGATGACGTCGACGCCTGCCGTCGCCCGGATGAGGGCATCACGGTCGAGCGCGTCGCCGGCGGCGGCTGTCGCGCCCTTGAGTTCCGCCGGCACCTTGCCGCTGCGGGTAATGGCGCGGACGTCGTAGCCCGCGTCGATGAAGGCTTTGGCAACCACGCGGCCGAGCCGGCCATTGGCGCCGAGAATTGCGATCTTGGTCATGTTTCGTCTCCGTGTTTGCGTTAGGCCCCAAATATGGGCTGTCGGAAAACGAATGAAAATTGACTGAAATTGGCGATGTGATATTCAATTATGAATGACTGAAATCGACTGGAACCTGATCAAGAGCTTCGTGACCGTGGCTGAAACCGGCAGCCTGTCGGCGGCGGCACGTAAACTCTCCGCAAGTCAGCCGACGCTCGGCCGTCACATCTCGGAACTGGAGCAGGCGCTCGGCGTCACGCTGTTCCGGCGCGGACGGCGCGGCTATGCGTTGACGGAGGCGGGGGCCACGTTGTTCGAGCGCGGCAAGGCCGTCAGCGAGCAGGCGAGTGCGTTTTCACTGCTGGCGCTGGGCTCGGTCGAGGCGATCGAGGGCACGGTGCGCATTGCCGCCAGCGAGGTGGTGGCCGCCTATGTGCTGCCGGAGATGACGGCACGGCTCGGCATCGAGGAACCTGGCATCGAAGTCGAGATCGTTGCGTCGAACCAGGTGGAGAACCTGTTGCGCCGCGATGCCGACATCGCGATCCGCATGGTCAAGCCGGCGCAGAACGAATTGGTGGCGCGCAAGGTCACCGACATTGCGCTCTGTGCCTGCGCGGCAAAGTCCTATCTCGACCGTCGCGGCCGGCCACGCGCGCCCAGTGATCTTGCAGAGCACGATCTGATCGGCTTCGACCGCAGCGACGAGATTATCAGAGGCTTTGCCCAGTTCGGCGTCTCGATCGCCCGCAGCGGCTTTCGCTTCAGGGCCGACAACCAGATCGTACTGTGGGAAGCGGTGCGGGCCGGAAACGGCATCGGATTTGGCCAGGAGCCGCTGGCCGACCGTGATCCATTGGTGGAGAAGGTGCTGCCTGGCCTACAATTGCCGGCGCTGCCGGTGTGGCTGGCCATGCATCGCGACGTGCGCACCAGCGTGCGCATCCGTCGGGTAGTGGATTTCCTCCACGAGGAACTGAAGCGTTATTCGGCCGGCGCGGCGCTGGGCGCGAATTCGGCGCGGTGAGCAAGCCCTGCCATCAGCAGGACAACAATCAGCAGGCCAGACATGGCGATGAAGATCGGCCCGAAGCTCGAATGCTCGGCGACAAAGCCGATCGCCGATGGCGCCACCAATATGCCGGAATAGCCCATGGTGGTGACCACGCTCATGCCGGTGCCCGATGACATGCCTTCCTGGTTGCCGCCAGCCGAAAAGATGATCGGCACCATGTTGGCGATGCCGAAGCCGCAAAAGGCAAAGGCCGCGATGGCGAGCCAGGGCGACGGCGACAGGCCGGCCACCAGCATGCCGGTGGCGGCGACGAGGGCCGACACGCGCAATGTCAACACCGCGCCGAAGCGGTTGCGCACGCCGTCGCCAAAGAAGCGCATGATGGCCATGACGCCGGAAAAGGCGGCGTAGGCGAGCCCCGCGACGGCAAGGTCGGCGCCAAGCTCCTGGCGCAGATAAAGTGCTCCCCAGTCCAGCACCGCGCCCTCGGAGATCATCGTCAGCAGTGCCATCAGCCCGACCAGATAGACCAGCGGATTTCCCGGCAGCGCGAATTTGTGGTGCTCGGCCGCCTGCGGCCTGTCCTCGGCGATCAGATGGCGGATCGCCACCGCGATCACCACGAAGGCGAGCGCCGTCACCACCGCCGCATGGGCAAGATGGCCGTAATGCTGGATGGCGAAGCCACCCAGACCGCCACCGGCGAAACCGCCAAGGCTCCAGAAGCCGTGCGAGGACGACATGATGGCGCGGGAGAGCCGCCGCTCGACCACAACCGCATTGGCGTTCATGGCGACATCCATGCCGCCGATCGAACCGCCGAAGATGAACATCGCGATGGCCGCCAGCGGTACATTGGGCGCCAGCGCCACGACCAGCAGGCCGAGGCTGCCGCACAGGCCGAACCAGCGCAGCACGGTGCGCGAACCGTGTCTCGAGATCAGGTGCCCGCACCAGGTCATGGCGGCGACCGCGCCAGCGCCGAACAGCAGGATCAGCAGGCCGAGGGTGAACTTCGAGATGTCCAGCCGGGTCAGGAACACCGGAATCTGCGGCGCCCAGCTGCCAGTCAGGAAGCCATTGGCGAGAAAGATGGCTGCTACAGCCCATCGCCCACGATTGGCGATTTGCATGGCGTTCGACACGTTCATAAGGCGATTCCGGTCCGAAAATGACTTCGAGCGGCAAATTAGATCGATTCAATTTTCAGTCAAGCACTCTTTCGGGAAAGCATTTGGGCCAAACAAGGCGTCGATGGTGATCGACGAATGTCGGTGGCGGACCTAGTGGTCCTTGGGTCGCCTTGCCTCGAATTCGGCCTTCTTGGCGTCGGAGGCCTCGGTCTGGTTGAGTGCCTGCCATTGCGCGTAGGGCATGCCGTAGACGATCTCGCGCGACTGGTCCTTGGTGAGATCGACGCCCTCGGCGTTCGCCGCCTCGCGATACCAGTTGGACAGGCAGTTGCGGCAGAAGCCGGTGAGATTCATCAGGTCGATGTTCTGTACGTCGTTGCGTTCACGCAGATGCTCGACCAGCCGGCGAAAGGCGGCTGCCTCGAAATCGCGCTTCTGCTCGTCGCTGAGTTCGGTCATGGAAACCTCCTTGCGGTCTTACAGCGGCCCGGTGCGGGAGCCGAATTGCCTGACCACATGTATGTCGGCACGGCGGTCGATGGCGTCAACGATCGGCGCCAGGCGCTCCGCCCACGCCAGTGCGCCCTTGCCGTCGGCGATCAGGTCCTGGCGGATCTCGATCAGCGCATGGGCAAAACCGTTGACGATGGCGTGCTTGAACATTGTGTCACCGCGCAGCGCGCCGTCATAGGGCTCGTTGTCACCGACGATGAGGCTTGTGTCCGCGGCCAGCATGTCGATCAATGGCCGCGCCACGCGGTCGTCGAGGTCCCACAGAATGCCGACGTGCCAGGGACGCTTGATGCCCTGCATGACCGGCGTGAAGGAATGCACGGAGAAGATGAAGGGCGCCTGCCCAGACGCCTGTGCGACGGATGCGACCATTGCCCCGATCGCATCATGATAGGGACGATAGAAGCGATCGAGCCGTCTTTCGCGCTCTTCCGTGGCCAGAGGATAGTTTCCCGGGACGACCGTGCCGTCGTATAGCTGGCGAATCAGCGTCGGATCGTCCTCGCCGCGATTGGGATCGATCAGCAGGCGTGAGAAATTGCAGAGGACGGCCGGCACACCGAGCAGGGCGGCCAGTTCACGCGTCACCGTCTCGACACCGATGTCGTAGGCAATGTGGCGCTCGAATTCCGCCGCCGGCAGGCCGAGGCTGCCATAGTCTTCCGGCAGGTCGCGGCGAGCATGGTCGCCCAGCAGCACAATGCCTCGCTTGCGGTCGCCCTCGACAATATCGAAAGGCGCGAAAACTGTGGATCGGGTCATTGGCGGGAAATGGTCTGTTCGCTGGCTTCCTGGGAG
Proteins encoded in this region:
- a CDS encoding MFS transporter, with the translated sequence MNVSNAMQIANRGRWAVAAIFLANGFLTGSWAPQIPVFLTRLDISKFTLGLLILLFGAGAVAAMTWCGHLISRHGSRTVLRWFGLCGSLGLLVVALAPNVPLAAIAMFIFGGSIGGMDVAMNANAVVVERRLSRAIMSSSHGFWSLGGFAGGGLGGFAIQHYGHLAHAAVVTALAFVVIAVAIRHLIAEDRPQAAEHHKFALPGNPLVYLVGLMALLTMISEGAVLDWGALYLRQELGADLAVAGLAYAAFSGVMAIMRFFGDGVRNRFGAVLTLRVSALVAATGMLVAGLSPSPWLAIAAFAFCGFGIANMVPIIFSAGGNQEGMSSGTGMSVVTTMGYSGILVAPSAIGFVAEHSSFGPIFIAMSGLLIVVLLMAGLAHRAEFAPSAAPAE
- a CDS encoding LysR family transcriptional regulator, with the protein product MTEIDWNLIKSFVTVAETGSLSAAARKLSASQPTLGRHISELEQALGVTLFRRGRRGYALTEAGATLFERGKAVSEQASAFSLLALGSVEAIEGTVRIAASEVVAAYVLPEMTARLGIEEPGIEVEIVASNQVENLLRRDADIAIRMVKPAQNELVARKVTDIALCACAAKSYLDRRGRPRAPSDLAEHDLIGFDRSDEIIRGFAQFGVSIARSGFRFRADNQIVLWEAVRAGNGIGFGQEPLADRDPLVEKVLPGLQLPALPVWLAMHRDVRTSVRIRRVVDFLHEELKRYSAGAALGANSAR
- a CDS encoding DUF1244 domain-containing protein is translated as MTELSDEQKRDFEAAAFRRLVEHLRERNDVQNIDLMNLTGFCRNCLSNWYREAANAEGVDLTKDQSREIVYGMPYAQWQALNQTEASDAKKAEFEARRPKDH
- a CDS encoding efflux RND transporter permease subunit: MDIVRLAINNARLTISVLVFLLIAGWVAYQSTPKEAEPDVPIPMMYVSLIYQGISPEDSERLLLRPMESKLKSLKGLKEMRSAAFQGGGYVLVEFQPQTNLATALQDTRSKVQDGKADLPQAAEEPVVTEVNISEFPVLVVTLSGELPERVLAAAARELRDRIEEVPGVLEGSLQGSRDDLVEVVIDPMKLSSYGLQLDQLIGAVSASNSLVAAGNIEGSQGKYAVKVPSLIETPEDVASLPVVAGPNAVVQAKDIATIRSTFADATTITRLNGKPAVAIEVKKRIGANLIDTLTKVRAVSDAFVKTMPEGLNVTYTQDKSVFVNQLLGDLQNHVMIAVILVFIVILYALSGRASLLIGLAIPSSFLIGILLLAMMGYTINMIVLFSLILAVGMLVDDAIIVTEFAERRMSEGMPKEEAFALAAKRMAGPVIAATMTRIAAFSPLLFWPGIIGDFMKYMPITLIVTLSASMLYALVFAPTLGAIFAKAPAHHEHGNRDGWYMAVVKQAVRFPVTVLVLTVTLLFGIGFAYSKYGAGVEFFPSVEPDYGLLYVHARGNLSLAEMDTATKIAEKRLLGWPGLKSVYTRVGKSSGGGQDVPEDVVGVIQYEFVDWRERKSANQILNDLRGVMAGIPGVDVEVRVPEAGPPTGKPIQIRLSAVDPKGLDEKARAVAARIAKVPGVIDISDGLPPPGVDWAIEVDRAKAAQYGISPTSVGTVVQLVTNGLKLSEYRPAGADKAVDIRLRLPEDRRTLSTLDELRVQTSQGSVPISNFVVRKAKPSVGVLNRIDGARTVVVQANVAAGAQVAAVQQEVTKAVADMNLGSGIRWKLAGSNEDSAEASAFLGKAFGAAIFLIFLVLLAQFNKFTSVWLVLSCVVMATIGVFLGLLITGETFGIVMSGIGVIALAGVVVNNNIVLIDTYDRLREEGWDKMDAVLQTCRERARPVVLTAVSAILGVLPIAFGLGLEIFHHETTINAPSTQWWISLSSAIVFGLSFATVLTLVVTPSMLMVFTRAKVKPGARRGWFSRLFRRGKGEVSSTEAPGRDIEPAAAFPKAAE
- a CDS encoding SDR family oxidoreductase, producing MTKIAILGANGRLGRVVAKAFIDAGYDVRAITRSGKVPAELKGATAAAGDALDRDALIRATAGVDVIFNGLNPIYTDWGKCLPMAENVMAACHANGALHLFPGTVYNYGSPMPAVITEDTPFHPTTEKGRIRCAMEDLFRREADAGRVRTILLRAGDFFGGTGSGSWFDLVVAAKIGKGIYTAPGPVDLVHEWAYLPDFALGFVALAKNLDKLDFYEALNFPGHAVTDLEIRAAAEKAVGRPLKMTSMPWWVLRAGSPFVAMWREIVSMSYLRFERHQLASTRLEGIIGEIPHTPLDRAVAGALGDIGIATVARASKAA
- a CDS encoding N-formylglutamate amidohydrolase; this encodes MTRSTVFAPFDIVEGDRKRGIVLLGDHARRDLPEDYGSLGLPAAEFERHIAYDIGVETVTRELAALLGVPAVLCNFSRLLIDPNRGEDDPTLIRQLYDGTVVPGNYPLATEERERRLDRFYRPYHDAIGAMVASVAQASGQAPFIFSVHSFTPVMQGIKRPWHVGILWDLDDRVARPLIDMLAADTSLIVGDNEPYDGALRGDTMFKHAIVNGFAHALIEIRQDLIADGKGALAWAERLAPIVDAIDRRADIHVVRQFGSRTGPL